One genomic segment of Clostridium saccharoperbutylacetonicum N1-4(HMT) includes these proteins:
- a CDS encoding ADP-heptose--LPS heptosyltransferase, translating to MNSKYIDELNKNLDKLIANDNFRNKYIVVFGANKPAEKTILHLKSKNIYVDAIIDNSKSKAGKKMLGITIYTPEELLTEFIENAVILIASQYYKEMKTQLERMKYIEEVNIFRTIRYKNYTVDKEYFDEKVSDVIQGYDVYRKIIGKYGDEKTILICPYRGIGDIYFISSYLNEYLIKNNVKEYVLVVVGNTCKRVAAMFNIGNIEVLEQSESDNLVDLYRMIKNEVNFIKVLSHNYIHTDILNKFESSNKLFWGELFKYGVLEIDENSTKTIPLVCKRSEYVEELFAQNNLIRGKTVILSPYANTIVRLEDGVWEEIVEQLNQKGYKVCTNSVGAEEPPIEKSIPLEFPLEEAVSVIEYAGTFIGVRSGFCDLISNAKAKKIVLYPDNQSLFFSIKEMGLSDDISEIVIG from the coding sequence ATGAATTCTAAGTATATTGATGAATTAAATAAAAATTTGGATAAGCTAATTGCAAATGATAATTTTAGAAACAAATACATTGTGGTTTTTGGTGCAAATAAGCCGGCTGAAAAAACAATATTACATTTGAAGTCAAAGAATATATATGTAGATGCTATTATTGATAATAGTAAAAGTAAAGCTGGTAAAAAGATGTTAGGAATAACTATATATACTCCAGAAGAATTGTTAACGGAATTTATTGAGAATGCAGTTATCCTTATAGCATCACAGTATTATAAAGAAATGAAAACACAACTAGAACGTATGAAATATATAGAAGAAGTAAACATATTTAGAACAATTAGATATAAAAATTATACTGTGGATAAAGAATATTTTGATGAAAAAGTTTCTGATGTTATTCAGGGTTATGATGTGTATAGGAAAATTATTGGAAAGTATGGAGATGAAAAGACAATTTTGATTTGTCCTTATAGAGGCATTGGTGATATATATTTTATAAGTAGTTATTTAAATGAATATTTAATTAAAAATAATGTTAAAGAGTATGTTTTGGTAGTGGTCGGCAATACATGTAAAAGGGTAGCTGCTATGTTTAATATTGGCAATATAGAAGTATTAGAACAAAGTGAATCTGATAATTTAGTTGACTTATATAGAATGATTAAAAATGAGGTTAATTTTATAAAGGTATTAAGTCATAATTATATACATACGGATATTTTAAATAAATTTGAAAGCTCTAATAAGTTATTTTGGGGTGAGTTGTTTAAATATGGAGTTCTTGAAATAGATGAAAATTCGACCAAAACTATTCCTTTAGTTTGCAAAAGAAGCGAGTATGTTGAAGAATTATTTGCCCAAAATAATTTAATAAGAGGTAAAACAGTAATATTGTCACCATATGCAAATACAATAGTTAGATTAGAAGATGGAGTTTGGGAAGAGATTGTTGAACAATTGAATCAAAAAGGATATAAAGTTTGCACAAATAGTGTTGGTGCTGAAGAGCCACCAATTGAAAAAAGTATACCGTTAGAATTTCCATTAGAAGAGGCTGTTTCAGTGATTGAATATGCGGGGACTTTTATAGGGGTAAGAAGTGGTTTTTGTGATTTGATAAGTAACGCAAAAGCTAAAAAAATTGTTTTATATCCAGATAATCAAAGCTTATTCTTTAGTATAAAAGAAATGGGGCTATCAGATGATATCAGTGAAATTGTTATTGGCTAG
- a CDS encoding glycosyltransferase family 2 protein has product MVSIVLPVYNGEKYIRESIESILQQTYSDIELIIVNDASTDRTEEIISEYALKDSRIKIIKNEQNKRLPKSLNIGFSDASGEFYTWTSDDNKYAKNAIEEMVKVMNGNKNIDFVYAQCVNIDKSGRKKGKGFASNIENLYIGNCIQACFLYRSNVHKVLNGYDSTKFLYEDYDFWLRAYEHKFKFYFIDKVLYEYRIHRESLTTKKREEVTKMVIEVIKNNLKKVDKKNFRLKGKIYKRLSQLYSEDNKDKLSKFYWLLGLICDNNITLRKNRNKS; this is encoded by the coding sequence ATGGTAAGTATCGTGTTGCCTGTGTATAATGGTGAAAAATACATTAGAGAGTCAATTGAAAGTATTTTGCAGCAAACATACTCTGATATTGAATTGATTATAGTAAATGATGCATCTACGGATAGAACAGAAGAAATAATTTCAGAATATGCACTAAAAGATTCTAGAATTAAGATTATTAAAAATGAACAAAATAAAAGATTACCGAAATCTTTAAATATAGGATTTTCAGATGCAAGTGGTGAGTTCTATACATGGACATCAGATGATAATAAATATGCAAAAAATGCAATTGAAGAAATGGTTAAAGTGATGAACGGAAACAAAAATATAGATTTCGTTTATGCGCAGTGTGTTAATATTGATAAATCTGGACGAAAAAAGGGTAAGGGATTTGCTAGCAATATAGAAAATTTGTATATTGGGAATTGCATACAAGCATGTTTTTTATATAGAAGTAATGTGCATAAAGTTTTAAATGGATATGATTCAACAAAATTTCTCTATGAAGATTATGATTTCTGGCTTAGGGCTTATGAGCACAAATTTAAATTTTATTTTATTGATAAAGTTTTGTATGAATATAGAATACATAGAGAATCACTAACAACTAAAAAAAGAGAAGAAGTAACTAAAATGGTTATTGAGGTAATAAAAAATAATTTGAAAAAAGTTGATAAAAAAAATTTTAGATTAAAGGGAAAAATTTACAAAAGATTGTCTCAATTGTATTCTGAAGATAATAAAGATAAATTGTCAAAATTTTATTGGCTGCTTGGCCTTATATGTGATAATAATATTACTTTAAGAAAAAATAGAAATAAATCATAA
- a CDS encoding glycosyltransferase family 8 protein, producing MNILVALNDAYVAPLEVMLTSLFETNKWCKIKVFLFYSNIKESNIKKIKMLVEKNGHLFEAIFVSTNFFDNLPQIKRISNETYYRLLCAELLPENIDKVLYLDADIIIKESLKQLYNSQMGKFYFFAAKDENIDIDNWKIHKKLNIPLNKPYINAGVLLINLKLFREEVRTEELFEFVKLNYKKLYFSDQDVINSMFYNKIKVISLNYNCKSCLVNDNLIKYLLFIVNKKNRMDIKIIHYLADDKPWKKGFHSRYGRYFYKYAKISKNDEMNQHSNYNKHFWLYNYLYNKYIHKN from the coding sequence ATGAATATTTTAGTTGCGCTAAATGATGCTTATGTTGCACCACTTGAGGTGATGTTAACATCTTTATTTGAAACAAATAAGTGGTGTAAAATTAAGGTTTTTCTATTTTATTCGAATATAAAAGAGAGTAATATAAAAAAAATAAAAATGCTTGTAGAAAAGAATGGGCATTTATTTGAAGCGATTTTTGTATCAACGAATTTTTTTGATAATTTACCTCAAATAAAAAGAATTTCTAACGAAACATATTATAGATTATTATGTGCAGAACTATTACCAGAAAATATAGATAAAGTTCTATATTTAGATGCAGATATAATAATTAAAGAATCGTTAAAACAACTTTATAATTCTCAAATGGGAAAATTTTATTTCTTTGCAGCCAAAGATGAAAATATAGATATTGATAATTGGAAAATTCATAAGAAATTAAATATACCATTAAATAAGCCTTATATTAATGCAGGTGTATTACTGATTAACCTTAAGTTATTTAGAGAAGAGGTTAGAACAGAAGAACTATTTGAATTTGTTAAATTGAATTATAAAAAGTTGTATTTTTCTGATCAAGATGTTATAAATTCTATGTTTTATAATAAAATTAAAGTCATAAGTTTAAATTATAATTGTAAATCATGTTTAGTGAACGACAACTTAATAAAGTATTTACTATTTATAGTTAATAAAAAAAATAGGATGGATATAAAAATAATTCATTATCTCGCTGATGATAAGCCGTGGAAAAAAGGGTTTCATTCTAGGTATGGTAGGTATTTTTATAAATATGCTAAAATATCTAAAAATGATGAAATGAATCAGCATTCCAATTATAATAAGCATTTTTGGTTATATAATTATTTATATAACAAATATATACACAAAAATTAA
- a CDS encoding glycosyltransferase, whose product MISVIIPAYNVEKYIDKCLESVVNQTFKDIEIILINDGSTDKTDEKCLKWANRDKRIIFINKLNEGQGTTRNLGINIASREYIIFVDSDDWLELNALEEIYNYITKNNADVCLFDYYEIYKSEFGDLEKKYINMPSSIEKSVNVFERKDLISTMITILCNKMFRRSLFIENNIKMTNNICEDLAILPLIFTKAKLICHLKQALYNYNLIREGNMSTNFSRIAEVKDSLENLKNNFLKDNLFEEFYNELYELSFSIIKIFMRRAALNLNEHEFEKIKNLFIGFLNENYGIYTKNNKLIDGNVYVWGSYNTRIIVHKLLIYNQNLKKHFCSSSIISAMSTKPKELNNIKINSNNNFRREMIEYDINKTIMNLSKSESESIDFLFIDLLEEINDIMKLSESYITKSAFFDEAEIKLDDSYEILKITDSNRTKLWKKYCSEFIIFLNNNFGNARIVLIKTKLAEKYGTYNYVESFSNESEIRKINSILDEYYEFFEKNIKNIIVISLEDMNYKFTDRNFEYGCHPYYFNSIYYNLIDRQIRLKL is encoded by the coding sequence GTGATTAGTGTTATTATACCGGCTTATAATGTAGAAAAATATATTGATAAATGTCTAGAGAGTGTTGTTAATCAAACATTTAAAGATATTGAAATTATTCTTATTAATGATGGGTCAACTGATAAGACTGATGAAAAATGTTTGAAGTGGGCAAATAGAGATAAAAGAATAATATTTATCAATAAGTTAAATGAAGGGCAAGGAACTACAAGAAATTTAGGGATTAATATAGCTAGTCGAGAGTATATAATTTTCGTTGATTCAGATGATTGGTTAGAACTAAATGCGTTAGAAGAAATATATAATTATATAACTAAAAATAATGCAGATGTATGTTTGTTTGACTATTACGAGATTTATAAAAGTGAATTTGGTGATTTGGAAAAAAAATATATTAATATGCCTAGTAGTATAGAGAAATCAGTTAATGTATTTGAAAGAAAAGATTTGATTTCAACAATGATAACAATTTTATGTAATAAGATGTTTAGAAGATCATTGTTTATTGAAAACAATATTAAAATGACAAACAATATATGTGAGGATTTAGCTATATTACCACTGATTTTTACAAAAGCAAAGTTAATATGTCATTTAAAACAAGCCTTGTATAATTATAATTTAATAAGAGAAGGAAACATGTCAACAAATTTTTCGAGAATTGCAGAAGTGAAAGATAGTTTAGAAAATTTAAAAAATAATTTTCTAAAGGACAATTTGTTTGAAGAATTTTATAATGAATTGTATGAACTATCCTTTTCGATTATTAAAATTTTTATGAGAAGAGCAGCTCTGAATTTAAATGAGCACGAGTTTGAAAAAATAAAAAATCTATTTATTGGCTTTTTAAACGAAAATTACGGTATTTATACGAAAAATAATAAATTAATTGATGGGAATGTATATGTATGGGGAAGTTACAATACTAGAATAATTGTTCATAAATTACTAATATATAATCAAAATTTAAAAAAGCATTTTTGTTCAAGCAGTATAATTAGTGCAATGTCAACTAAACCAAAAGAATTAAATAATATAAAGATAAATAGCAATAATAACTTTAGAAGAGAAATGATAGAGTATGATATAAATAAAACTATTATGAATTTAAGTAAAAGCGAATCAGAAAGTATAGATTTTTTATTTATAGATTTATTAGAAGAAATAAACGATATTATGAAATTATCAGAATCGTATATTACAAAATCCGCTTTTTTTGATGAGGCTGAAATAAAATTAGATGATAGTTATGAAATTTTAAAAATAACAGATTCAAATAGAACTAAGCTTTGGAAAAAATATTGTAGTGAATTTATAATATTTTTAAATAACAATTTTGGTAACGCTAGAATTGTACTGATTAAAACTAAATTAGCTGAGAAATATGGCACGTATAATTATGTTGAAAGTTTTAGTAATGAAAGTGAAATAAGGAAAATCAATAGTATACTGGACGAATATTATGAATTTTTTGAGAAAAACATAAAGAATATTATAGTTATAAGCTTAGAGGATATGAATTATAAATTTACCGATAGGAACTTTGAATATGGATGTCATCCATATTATTTTAATAGTATTTACTATAATTTAATTGATAGACAAATAAGATTAAAATTATAA